From a region of the Thiohalomonas denitrificans genome:
- the pstA gene encoding phosphate ABC transporter permease PstA: MRQNVKSWFREGTPWIWLNAGAVSISIIMVAGLLLLIAYNGLGHFWPKSVLETDYRQPGGDRIRVIGEIHGSESVPVGRFTGTGVEFPEGQETVTRLLVKTGNRDVGGLDFRWLVETRMEDVHYPDRLMVLERREWGNFYGYIESVRERDDIVTRGEGAWEELQARLERVEHLHARIKTLEKDQIGAINYQLEQLRLEKRGLELEGMSPEMAAAAIADERSVLEARYGKLETELNALYEASNRDSLTAVTMSGAEMDIPLGQVVRAYRPNAMGPIDKVAFYLAKVWEFVSDDPREANTEGGIFPAIFGTVMMVILMSILVTPFGVVAAIYLREYAKQGPLVRLIRIAVNNLAGVPSIVYGVFGLGFFIYFLGGNIDQLFFPEALPAPTFGTPGIMWASLTLALLTVPVVIVATEEGLSRVPSSIREGSLALGATKAETLWKTILPMASPAMMTGLILAVARAAGEVAPLMLVGVVKLAPSLAVDGNMPFLHLERKFMHLGFHIYDVGFQSPNVEAARPLVYATALLLVLVIVVLNLAAIAIRNRLRERYRALEH; the protein is encoded by the coding sequence ATGCGACAAAACGTAAAAAGCTGGTTTCGTGAGGGTACACCCTGGATCTGGCTGAATGCCGGGGCGGTGAGTATCAGCATCATCATGGTGGCCGGGCTGCTGCTGTTGATTGCCTATAACGGCCTCGGGCATTTCTGGCCGAAGTCGGTGCTGGAGACCGATTACCGTCAGCCCGGCGGTGATCGGATTCGGGTCATCGGGGAAATCCACGGCAGCGAAAGTGTACCGGTCGGCCGCTTCACTGGAACCGGCGTCGAGTTTCCCGAGGGTCAGGAAACGGTAACGCGCCTGCTGGTCAAGACCGGCAACCGCGATGTGGGTGGCCTGGACTTTCGCTGGCTGGTCGAAACCCGCATGGAGGATGTGCACTATCCCGACCGACTGATGGTTCTGGAGCGCCGCGAGTGGGGCAATTTCTACGGCTACATCGAAAGCGTGAGAGAGCGGGACGATATCGTTACCCGGGGAGAGGGCGCCTGGGAGGAGCTTCAGGCACGCCTGGAGCGTGTCGAGCATCTGCATGCCAGGATCAAGACGCTCGAGAAGGACCAGATTGGTGCCATCAATTATCAGCTCGAGCAGTTGCGCCTGGAAAAACGCGGTCTCGAGCTCGAGGGGATGAGTCCCGAAATGGCCGCGGCGGCGATTGCCGATGAACGCAGTGTGCTTGAGGCCCGTTACGGAAAACTCGAGACGGAACTGAATGCCCTGTACGAGGCGAGCAACCGTGACAGCCTCACCGCAGTGACCATGAGTGGCGCCGAGATGGATATCCCGCTCGGACAGGTGGTGCGCGCCTACCGGCCCAACGCCATGGGCCCCATCGACAAGGTGGCTTTCTATCTGGCGAAGGTCTGGGAGTTCGTCAGCGACGACCCGCGGGAGGCCAATACCGAAGGTGGTATCTTCCCCGCCATCTTCGGCACCGTGATGATGGTGATCCTGATGTCCATCCTGGTGACGCCATTCGGAGTGGTGGCGGCCATCTATCTTCGCGAATATGCCAAGCAGGGGCCGTTGGTGCGCCTTATCCGTATCGCGGTCAACAATCTGGCCGGCGTGCCGTCGATTGTGTATGGCGTTTTCGGGCTGGGTTTCTTTATCTACTTCCTGGGCGGCAATATCGATCAGCTGTTCTTTCCCGAGGCCCTTCCGGCACCCACGTTCGGAACACCGGGGATCATGTGGGCGTCACTCACCCTGGCGCTGCTGACGGTGCCGGTGGTAATCGTCGCCACCGAGGAGGGCTTGTCGCGGGTCCCCAGCTCCATTCGCGAGGGGAGCCTGGCCCTGGGTGCCACCAAGGCGGAGACCCTCTGGAAAACGATCCTGCCGATGGCCAGTCCGGCGATGATGACCGGCCTGATCCTGGCAGTGGCCCGGGCCGCCGGAGAGGTGGCGCCGTTGATGCTGGTGGGGGTAGTGAAGCTGGCCCCTTCCCTGGCCGTGGACGGCAACATGCCTTTCCTGCATCTCGAGCGGAAGTTCATGCACCTGGGCTTCCATATCTACGATGTCGGCTTTCAAAGCCCCAACGTCGAGGCCGCCCGTCCGCTGGTCTATGCCACGGCGCTGTTGCTGGTGCTGGTGATTGTAGTGCTCAATCTGGCGGCGATTGCCATTCGTAATCGCCTGCGCGAGAGATACCGGGCACTCGAACATTGA
- a CDS encoding ABC transporter permease subunit: METPSEFPVSLDNSALNARQRWRMIKDRVAHHAVGLGGVGVIIAILLIFFYLLYVVFPLFLPASIAKLNSYPVPGGTGAESLHVALEESATMAVRYTSGGDAVFFDTDSGKVNTTIPLWEGDVRGIAVDSTGSGLVALGLEDGSALVVKHRFNVSYPDDVRTLTPQIEYPYGPEPLRIADDGVLLKQLVLTDTDRRLLLAGAGDDGRVRLAAFDKKSSFISDEVTLKRSAGIIEAAGVAPAFVRVSPNQKRLYVAGEDGTLLHYGVQDPRKPELLETVAMTDNGVELTSLEFLLGGFSLLAGDSEGRLSQWFPVRDEQNRYHLERIRGFEFQEAPITAIEPEERRKGFLASDSEGRLGIYHSTAERTLLLDRVVDSRIRNLALSPRANRLLVEDTRGNTHAWSVDNEHPEVSWSSLWGKVHYEGYAEPRYTWQSSASTNEFEPKFSLMPLAFGTLKAAFYAMLMAVPLAIFGAIYTAYFMAPKMRSVVKPTIEIMEALPTVILGFLAGLWLAPIMEKHLPGIFMLLLIVPLGVLLFAFAWRQLPGAIRRLVPEGWEGLLLMPVVLFLGWLAMALSVPVEIWLFGGNMPQWLTNELGIPFDQRNSLVIGLAMGFAVIPTIFSITEDAIFSVPKHLTFGSLALGATPWQTLTRVVILTASPGIFSAVMIGMGRAVGETMIVLMATGNTPIMDFSIFEGMRTLAANIAVEMPESEVDSTHYRILFLAALVLFLFTFMVNTVAELVRHRLRRKYSSL, translated from the coding sequence ATGGAAACACCCAGCGAATTTCCGGTCAGCCTCGACAACAGCGCCCTGAATGCGCGCCAGCGTTGGCGCATGATCAAGGACAGAGTGGCTCACCATGCCGTGGGCCTCGGCGGTGTCGGTGTAATCATCGCCATCCTGCTGATCTTTTTCTACCTGCTGTACGTGGTCTTTCCGCTTTTCCTTCCCGCTTCCATAGCCAAGCTGAACAGCTATCCGGTGCCCGGAGGAACCGGTGCGGAATCCCTGCATGTCGCGCTGGAAGAGAGCGCCACGATGGCGGTCCGCTACACGAGCGGGGGCGATGCGGTCTTCTTCGACACCGACAGCGGCAAGGTAAACACCACCATTCCTCTTTGGGAAGGGGATGTACGCGGTATCGCTGTCGACTCCACGGGGAGCGGCCTGGTGGCGCTCGGTCTGGAGGATGGAAGCGCACTGGTGGTCAAGCACCGCTTTAACGTCAGTTACCCCGATGACGTGCGGACCTTGACGCCCCAGATTGAGTATCCCTATGGTCCGGAACCCCTGCGCATTGCAGATGACGGGGTCCTTCTGAAGCAACTGGTGCTGACGGATACGGACCGTCGTCTGTTGCTGGCAGGAGCGGGCGATGATGGACGGGTGCGGCTGGCCGCCTTTGATAAAAAGAGCTCCTTCATCAGTGATGAGGTTACGCTGAAGCGCAGTGCCGGTATCATTGAAGCGGCGGGGGTGGCGCCCGCTTTTGTCCGGGTGAGCCCCAATCAGAAGCGTCTTTACGTCGCGGGAGAGGATGGAACGCTCCTGCACTATGGCGTGCAGGACCCACGAAAGCCGGAACTGCTCGAAACCGTAGCCATGACCGACAATGGCGTCGAACTGACCTCGCTGGAGTTCCTTCTGGGTGGCTTCTCGCTCCTGGCGGGTGACTCCGAGGGGCGGCTCAGCCAGTGGTTCCCGGTGCGTGACGAACAGAACCGGTATCACCTGGAGCGGATCCGCGGCTTCGAGTTTCAGGAGGCGCCGATCACGGCTATCGAGCCGGAAGAGCGCCGCAAGGGTTTTCTCGCCTCGGATAGTGAAGGACGGCTGGGGATCTACCACTCCACGGCAGAACGTACCCTGCTGCTGGACCGAGTCGTCGATAGTCGGATCCGGAATCTAGCGTTGTCGCCACGCGCCAACCGACTGTTGGTGGAGGATACCCGCGGGAACACCCATGCCTGGTCGGTGGACAACGAGCATCCCGAGGTCTCCTGGTCGTCACTGTGGGGAAAGGTCCACTACGAGGGCTATGCGGAACCCCGCTACACGTGGCAGTCGTCCGCCTCGACCAATGAGTTCGAGCCCAAATTCAGTCTGATGCCGCTGGCGTTCGGGACCCTGAAGGCCGCTTTCTACGCGATGCTGATGGCTGTGCCGCTGGCGATATTCGGCGCCATCTACACCGCCTATTTCATGGCGCCGAAGATGCGCAGTGTGGTGAAGCCGACGATCGAGATCATGGAGGCGCTGCCCACGGTCATTCTCGGCTTCCTTGCGGGCCTCTGGCTGGCGCCGATCATGGAGAAGCACCTGCCGGGGATCTTCATGCTGCTGCTTATCGTGCCGTTGGGGGTTCTGCTGTTCGCCTTTGCGTGGCGTCAGCTGCCTGGCGCGATTCGGCGCCTGGTTCCCGAAGGTTGGGAAGGCCTGCTGTTGATGCCGGTGGTGCTTTTCCTGGGATGGCTGGCCATGGCCCTCAGTGTCCCGGTGGAAATCTGGCTGTTCGGCGGCAACATGCCGCAGTGGCTGACGAACGAGCTGGGCATTCCCTTCGACCAGCGCAATTCTCTGGTGATTGGGCTGGCGATGGGATTTGCCGTCATCCCCACTATTTTCTCCATTACCGAAGATGCGATCTTCAGTGTCCCCAAGCACCTGACCTTCGGCTCACTGGCACTCGGCGCCACGCCCTGGCAGACCCTGACCCGGGTGGTCATTCTGACGGCATCTCCCGGCATCTTCTCCGCGGTGATGATCGGCATGGGCCGGGCCGTGGGCGAGACCATGATCGTGCTGATGGCAACCGGCAATACACCGATCATGGACTTTTCCATCTTTGAGGGTATGCGCACGCTGGCGGCCAACATCGCGGTGGAGATGCCGGAGTCCGAGGTGGACAGTACCCACTACCGTATTCTTTTCCTGGCGGCCCTGGTGCTGTTCCTGTTCACCTTTATGGTCAATACGGTGGCCGAACTGGTCAGGCACCGTCTGCGCCGCAAATACAGCAGTCTTTAA
- the pstB gene encoding phosphate ABC transporter ATP-binding protein PstB codes for MTKKKPSKGGAHGLDLSSLDREKRELDLASEEIALRVRDLDLYYGEKQALDKINMDIPRQRVTAYIGPSGCGKSTLLRCFNRMNDLVDGARIEGRIELDGHNIYDRKVNVPQLRRRVGMVFQKPNPFPKSIYENVAYGLRLQGVASRRVLDESVEQALRGAALWGEVKDRLHDNALGLSGGQQQRLVIARCIAIEPEVLLLDEPASALDPISTLKIEELIYELKEKYTIIIVTHNMQQAARVSDYTAFMLLGELIEFGDTDTLFTNPAHKQTEDYITGRYG; via the coding sequence ATGACCAAAAAGAAGCCGTCGAAAGGCGGTGCGCACGGGCTCGACCTGAGTTCACTGGATCGGGAGAAGCGCGAACTCGATCTGGCCAGTGAGGAGATCGCCCTGCGGGTACGGGACCTCGATCTCTACTACGGGGAGAAGCAGGCACTCGACAAGATCAACATGGATATCCCGCGGCAGCGGGTCACGGCCTACATCGGACCCTCGGGCTGCGGCAAGTCGACGCTGTTGCGCTGCTTCAACCGCATGAACGATCTGGTCGACGGCGCACGCATCGAGGGCCGCATCGAGCTGGATGGTCACAATATCTATGATCGCAAGGTCAATGTGCCGCAGCTGCGGCGGCGGGTGGGCATGGTGTTTCAGAAGCCCAATCCGTTTCCCAAGTCCATCTACGAAAATGTCGCCTACGGGCTGCGACTGCAGGGTGTCGCCAGTCGCAGAGTCCTGGACGAGTCGGTGGAACAGGCGCTGCGGGGAGCGGCGCTGTGGGGTGAGGTGAAGGACCGGCTGCATGACAATGCACTGGGTCTCTCCGGCGGTCAGCAGCAGCGCCTGGTGATTGCCCGTTGTATCGCCATCGAACCGGAAGTACTGCTGCTTGACGAGCCGGCGTCCGCTCTGGACCCCATCTCTACGCTCAAGATCGAAGAGCTGATCTACGAGCTCAAAGAGAAGTACACGATCATTATCGTGACCCACAACATGCAGCAGGCCGCACGCGTCTCCGACTATACCGCCTTCATGCTGCTGGGCGAGCTGATCGAATTCGGCGATACCGATACCCTGTTTACCAACCCGGCGCACAAGCAGACCGAAGACTACATCACCGGCCGCTACGGCTAA